The genomic DNA ACTGAGACAAAACTGCTCCCCAAAACTGTAGATACATATTTTGTGCACAGATAAAAGCGGCTATAGAAACAGAAGAACCTCAGAACATtaatttaagggaaaaaaaaaaggctcagAAATATTATAGTTCAGATAAACATGATCAAAATCTAAGTAAATCATTCTGTCATATCATCTCCACCTTCATCCTCGCTCAGATCGAGATCAGCAAGTAACTCCTCGAGAGGAACCGAAGGCACATCGCCATCAGCAGTAGATGCAATAGAGGGCTGGTAATCTCTGTTCCGATACAACGATATGTTGAACCTCAGCTCGGGATTTTCTTCCAGATCCCTCAGGAATTCCTCATACTCCACATCCTTTTTCTCCTCCTCCCTGTTCCTGGTCTCGTCCACTTCCATGTTGAGAGACTTCAGCTTCCAAGATCGAGGCTTCCCACGTTTTTTCTGGCGCTTCTCTTCATAGCTCTTCTTGATCAAGATTGCCTCTGGAAGGATGAGACCTCGGTACCTTTCAAGCTCCATATCGTTGATGTTTGCCCTGTAGAGGTCGTACCCGAGAGCATAATCACCGGGGCTCAAGAGGTGGCCCAGATGGGTTCTGATGTTGAAAATTGTATCATTTTTCCCAAAATCAGAGACACGAGCTACCTGGGCATCAGCTAAGGTGTATCTAGAGTCACCAATATTAACTTCGGGCGAGACTACCTCCACATCCAAGACAATGTACTCCACGAGCTGCCTGCTAGTAAGTAGGGATTCGAACGAAGATCTCCAGTACTGGTCGGCATCTAAGAAACAGTGCCTCAGGGTGAGCGGGTCCAATAGAGCAATGCTGTTCGTAACCTTTCTGCATATAACAAGAGGGCCGAGATTCCCGAGGCCAACAGCAACCTTTAGAGGCAAGCAGATGAGGTCCTCTCGACAAATCGGAGAAATCTCAACCGAGAAGGTATACTTGAAATTTTGGTTATTGCTCTTTGAGTCATGAGAAACGAGCTTCTTGTCATGACGGCTCTTGACAGGAGTCACTTTCCCAATAAAGTCCACAAACTTCACAGCATGGCTACGATTAGCAAAGAAGAAATCAATGCCATGATCCATCTGCTTGATCTTGATGGCATGAACCGCGGCATCATGCTTCAAGATCAACTGCTCTAAATAGAAGAAAGTTCTTCTGTGAGAAACATGCTGCCGGAGTTGCACATTTGCGACCCATTGATCAGGGTTTGCCTGAATCCTCGAACACGACTCACACATGTGCTCCTGCTGAACGTACTCAACAACATAAGCCTGCTCCGCAATGAAACCATTCAGAATCTCCTTCTGAATCCTCAGCCTCACTTTAATCCTCTTGGAATGGGGTTCAGTCCAAACAAATTCGGCATGGACCAGCCTCACCTTGTTGAGATTCTTGAGCCTCTTGACACAGAAAGTCAGCAGCTCCTTCGACTCTAGCTCCGCTTTAATCCACGTTCTCGGCGGTTGCAAGTAGCTATTGCACTCGGGGCAGTGCGAGATAATCACGTGCTTCTGTAAGCCTTCCGTGATGTCGACTTCGGATCGCAGACATTTTTCGCACATATTTGGACCATTTGCTGTGATAAGGACGCCGCATTTGCAGCACAAGACAGTGCCACGAGTTTGCCTAACTATAAACTGGCCAGCTTCTTCCGCCATGGCCAACCACTGtggtaaagtaaaagaacaatTATATAAGCAAAGGGTAACAGCAAAACCACAAAATCGTATACGCACACGACTCTGACTCGCAGAATGCAATTAAGAATCCCAAACACATAACTTCATAATCAACAAATCAGCTAAATCCAAATACAAATCCAAAATAGAGTGACCCAACATCGTCGACTAAAGGGCAGCAGCTAAATAAACTCAAGCTAGGCATAATCAACAAATCCACAGCAAAACTAGATCGATGCAAATCACAGTAATCAGTGAATGTCGAGGCAGCAGCTCACCGCCTGGGAAAGGAGGAATATGCAGCAACTTAGACCGGGCTCCAGCAGGGGAAGATAGACCAGGAGTAGAAGGGCAGAACGCAGAGGCAGCTTGCCGGCGAGAGGTGGAAGAGAGCACGGCGTAGAAGAAAGCGAGACCGACCAACGTAAGGGGAGACGAAGAGAGAGGAAGCGGTCGCGTTGCCAAACCTAACCCTAGAACGCAAAGAAACGATAAAGAAAGAGTAAATACGCAATTTGGTTCCTAATTTTTGCAGGTTATGTCAATCGGGtctctaatttattttttgcatcaacgTGGTCCTTAATTTTGTCAacttgcatcaatttggtccctgtACATCAATTACATCCTCCATTTTaagattaaataaaaatccaaaactctccacagaaaaaaaaaaaaacccaaaactCATGTACTTAACATTTCATACACTTATtcgttataattttttttttggtgtttcCTTATCCTCTAATCAAAAACCCTAATATAATTCTCACTTTTTCTACGatcttttttggataagtgatAACTTTTTCCATAATCTTTTGATTCCTTATTTTTCGTCTTGGTCAAcgatcttttttatttttctatttttctccacGTCATAATGCTTGTCCTTTCTAACGACCTTTTCTCATTAATATTCAACATATTTATAAAGCAAGTTTCATACTCTTCACTCTTTTTCACTTACGataatcaaaatacaattaagaAAAACGGAAGAATTTAATAGTGATTTtcttaagaaataaaaaaaattaaaatattaacttGTATGAATTcgttatataattaataagcCTCATATTAAGGTTATCGCTTTAGGCCACCAATTCCCTTGGGCCGCCCCcgattatataatatatagataaatatattattacaaaatatatgTACATGCAAAGTCGGGTCGACTAGGCCGCAAGCCCTATCCAAGCCTGGCCCGGCCCGTGCAGGGGCACTACTTTCACATATGTGCCTGATCTGTTATTCCAACACGGGCCCAAATGGATCGGCCCAGGCCAGGTACCCGTGAACTGGGTCGAAGTTGCATCCCTAGTAATACCCGTGAACCGGATCATGGGCGAGTATCCCAGTTTCTTCTACCCACCCTTGTTATCCTGTATTATTCAACTTGTATAGAGTTTATTGTGTGGCTTTGTCTTTCTattgatttattatttatgtcAACTCATTTGCTTCTCTTGATGCACATGATTTTTTGCGTGGCTGGATGATTTTCAGCAATTATTGAGATTTATTATGAATTGGAGATGAAAAATCTAGTGAGAAAATTACTTTCTAAAAAAATGCCGATACTAATAAAAAAGGAGGGAGCTCCATGACCTAGTAGGGGACAAAAAAATAAGAAcgccaaaaattaaaaagtaggGAAATTCGCCGATAAAAAATATCAACAGGATTTCTTCGTTTTCACATAAGATAATAATTGAGATGTGATCTCCCTCTAAACCAATATTGCAGTGTTAAACATCATGCCTCAAGATATGTCGTCTCTGAATAAGGCGCTCTAGTCACTTTAGTTCGCAATTGAGTCGAGCATCTTCAGTCAGCTTTTTGTCACGTAAGTAAATTGAACAAAACATTTACTTGCGAAGTAGAGGTTGCGAAATTTGCAAAAAACACTTCGAGCTGACACTTACGTTAAAGAAAGCTGGTCGCGTGACACTGGTGGGACAACCTTCGTAACctcaccaaaaagaaaagttaagCACAAAAGACCATGCAGGTAGGCTAATTGCTTCAATCGCAAACGAAGCTTCCGAGATCAACATATTAGGCAAAGGGATTAGCAGATTACGTAGAAAGATCCCCCTAGGAGACCGTACAATTTCCAGATGCTCCTAATCATTGTTATCAAacccggaccggaccggccggtcGACCGGTCCGACCGGAAATCGGACACATGGCCGGTCCGGTTCGCTTACAAACCagaaatgcataaaaaaacCGGTGAACCCAAAAAACCGGCCGATTTTTACATGAACCCATGGAACCcattcgaaccggccggtccatGGGTTCATAAATTTTAGGCGGAATCCAACCCGAACACCTTgcatcccgacccgaaattgAAGAAATCGGAAATTAAAGCTTCAGAATGTAGAGTGGCAGTGCATAGTTGAAATCTGGAAAGAAATTGGAAACCCTAGTcgtcttctcttcttctaGATCTCGAGTTCATCACTTCCTTATTCGATCTCGAGTTCATCACTTgctgctcttcttcatcaGTCATCTTCATTCGATCTTCTTACAGTTCTGATTCTTCATCAGCTCATCCACTTTACGACCGGTCGCTTCTCCGATTTGTCTTCATCAGCTCTTCAGGCGGCAGAGTCGAGTCAGTCGACCCATTTTGGTTCGATCTTCCCCTCCCTCTTCTCCTTTGCCTGTGATACTTGTTGTGAGGATATATGCACTTATACTTGTTGTGATACTTGTGTCCATCTCCTTCCTCTTCATTTCCTCCCGTAAATCCGCAAATCCCCACCTCCGGAAACCCAAGTTCTCCGTAACCTGCTCCTCTTCCCGCCCCAAATCCATAAGCTCTTCCAGAATTCCCGTCGTTTCCGCTGCTATTCTGTTCTGTTCTGCTCGATATCGGCTCAAGTCAGGAACAAGAGAACTTGTGGTGTTCAATTCAACCGATGATgagttcctcattttcctCAGGTCGAATCTGATGGGATTGCTGAGAGAACTGAGTGCAATCCCGGCCCGCTCGATGACTTATTCCTCAATTTGTTCCGCAGGAAAATGGTACAGGTAAGCTTCAGTTCATTATCCCTTATTAAAGGTCTCCGTTTTATAgttatgtatgtataaatgtatatataaagttgcTACTTTTTGGAGCAATGACTGGGCTGTGATGAGATGATGTCATGATGATTTGTTGTTTGCTTTTAAGGGATAAAACAGGAGGTTGGATGGGATTCGGAGAAACTCGAGTATGATGGTCTAATTGAGGTCGCGAATCGGCTTATGATGAAGGGCAGGAACAATTCTGATACAAAGATGCTGCGGTATCAGTTTATATTTGTCGTTACCATTTGCTTTGTAGTAAGAATTATCGAATGGATTGGCATCTGTTTAGAGGAGGTTAGTGACTAATTTCTGGACAATGATGTTTTATCGGGACATTGCCTGGTTAATGCTAGGATGATGTCAATGGATCCTCTTTTACATGTTAATAGATAGATTCAGAGTACGTTGTTAGAGATGGTTGGAAGCTGCTTGACGGAATATTAATCGAGAGACTAGGAGATTGATATCGGAGAAGCCTCTTTTCCTGCTTTTGATCTCTGTGATATTGCTAGGTTGGGCTGTTAAGAGAtgggtcttcttcttctccaactattttcttgtattttatattattttcttagaataataaataaatatttattttataattaaacaagCGGTTCGACCCATCAAACCTCCGgttaaacccatgaacccatgaACTCATATCTCGACCGATTCGATATCCGGTCCGATTCTGATAGCACTGCTCCTAATACGGtgtctctctttctccttcaAATGAAATGCGTGAGTTGCTGATGGTTTTCTCTTTCCACCACTTTTGACATTCCCAATGCCTCCCCCAAATATACCACTTTGACTTTCCAACATATATTAAACTAGTTATCTTATCTCCTATTAATAACGGGAATTTCAAAGGTCAAACAATTCGGAACTGAGGATTTACCAATGAGGCATCATTGTCAAATGAACAGAGCTCCCTTATTCGTAGGAGgctattttaaatataaatatatatatatatatatataagcgaTACCCTTCTGAATTTGTTAAATTATTAGAGATTAATCAACCAACCAGCTTCCAAAGAATTATTACATAATAAAGACTAAATTTAGGTCTACATTGACTTTCTGAGGTTAATTTTGGGGTCAATCTCGTCAAAAATGTTCTTTTAAATCCAATTCACACCAAAATTTTGTATGTCCTGTGATAAGGCCACCAGGCCCACCCctaagaaaaaagtaatattaGTTCGTATCAATGTGTGATCCTTACGTGGTACAGACAATGCCGGATTTGACCTTGTCATGAGGTATCCGTGAATCAGATTCGTTGGATGATTGTTTGAATTCTGATAAAAGAGTATAATAAACGTGCTAAAGCTAAAAGGGAGAGTTCACAATATAAATCGCACCGGGGAAAATTTAGGAGGGTTGTATCCATCCATTATCtgtatttattaaaaaaattcaatctcaAATCCTTTTCAAATTCGGTAAGATTTTAGATGaaaatttccaaatttttCCCACTAATTAAGCGGGGTACCCACTGGGAACCCATTCTTTTGCCCATTAATAATTTTCCCTCAAGTTATCGTAATATTTGATTGATACAAAATAGTTTAAGGTAATAAAAAGTattcaaatataaatataaatttcatgCAAGTAATTGTTTGAGTAAAATAAACCACAACACTTACATAAATCCATAACATGTTTGAGAAAAACACATCACAACACATATAAGTTCATAACCTATTCAAGAACAATATGTCaccacttaaaagttcaaaatattaaagaaGGTTATTTTGTCAATATGAGTAATATGAAAGATAATTTAGTAATTAATTTCACACTTAATGGGTTTGGGATGGGATTTGAGCTAAAATCCTAAACGCTTCCCAAATTCTACAAGATTTTGACCTCAAACCTTCAAATCCTTCTCATGACCCAAGGAAGCCTAGAAAGCCTTATATGTAATGGATATATTATGTGGCATATGCCACAAGCCAATATAAATTCTCTatcttacccaaaaaaataaaaattctctaATTTAGCATagatttttataaatatcacAAAAATATCTATTATTAACAAAAATAGAATTTTTCATGTCTTGTGATATGGTATATCCATTACACACAATATCTAGCGAGGATGCCAATTTATTATAGTTATGTAATTCATACTCCTCGACATTGTTTGACGGGAGGCCTCTATTCGGGTGATGAAATTGTGTCACATCAGCGATTTGATAAGTTTGGGAGCCTCATAAGAATAAACTCTTTATATTCATGCAGTTAATTTTTAGGTCTTaaaagtaatttaaaaaaaattaaagaaagtaAGAAGTGGTCATAAATTTGTTGGTATTCCAATGGTTAAGATATGACTATTTATGCCTATCTATCTATTATAGATATGTAATTCATACTCTCCGATATCGTGCGATGGGAGGCCTCTATTCAGCTGACCAAATTGTGGCATGTCAGTGATTTGATAAAATTGGGAGCTAAGAATAGATTTTAAATATtcatgaatttaatttttaggTCCCAAAAGTTAGAAGATGGGCATAAGTATGTTGGTGTTGTAGTGGTAATGATCTGGCTATTTGGGCCTATTATCTAGTATTCGAAAACTTTCCATTCAACTTTTCgcatttttattatcttttccatttttatataatttttgttttctttcatttttttcttttatttattgcaTGTTATACtaatcttttctttcttcttcctttttttttttatatcaatacattctctatttcttttgttttcattttcacaaATGCCCTTACTATGAGTAAAACTACCAAACTGCATATTATATCAATAGATAATTTACTGAACCGTAGACAATTTTCATACTAGGGATATATAGAgttatagaaaaatattctaccgaaaaaaaagagttatagaaaaatagataaatgTCTATTCTCTTATTAACTTTAACATATTTTACATCCTTTTTCCAATATAGTTTTTAATTTAAGTGCTAACATCGTTTTCCTCTATAAAGATCACTTGAATTTGTGTACCTAAATCGATAAATGGCTCTATAGACAATATTCTTAATATTATGTTATGGTAAAGTTCCTTTATAGCAAAGTTGGTTTGAAGttattttatgataaaatCACGTGATATTATTAGGaccttatttattttattttctaattttcttgtGTATAATAAAGTAGGATTTTGCGAACGAAATCCTTTCTTTCGATTTATGAGAGCTTTCCACATAGACTTCTCAGGCATTCTCATTGACTGACTCTTTGAGTCTCCGCTATTTAATATCAAcatgaattttcataattagtaattaattttacattttttaaagaaaattcgataaaaattataaaaattaattttatattatttttagttgATGATCACATAAACAATAAATCTCCCATAAccaattcatattttttatgatcCGAACATACTCTAATAAGTCTGTAAAGATATTTTTATCGAAATTTAGTGGATTGTTAAAAATACGAACAATCGTTATTATCCTTGCAACACGCGGATTTCAAGACTAGTGGTTAATAAGAGGGGTGTTGGTAAAGAATCCGATAACCTTGTGCTATTAGGAGATATCTGGATGACTTGTAAACCTCGATGAATTCAAACTTGTATATGCTAGCAAACATTATTTGGGTCTTTGTcttttatagttttatttGACGAAAGCGTtactttcaatttaatttgaaactaataatttgtgagccaattaaaaagaactatataataaaaaaaatattgttagTTTTCCGGCTAAGCTAATTCATGCAATGATTTAGGTGAAGTTCGTTTCCATAATTGCAAGACGGCACCGCagtttttttccttctccaaTTTTAGggtttatttcagtttagACCCTATAGATTATTTCGTACCTATTAGATGTTgtatattgattttttaaaaattcacaaaattGGTAATCTATCTCAACGTGGTCCAAATTGTTAACATAAACTAAGGGTGGCAATTCGTATCGTGTAGTATTTATACGTATCATGTCTAAACGGGTTTGTACCATCGAAGTCAGTACctgtacacgacacgattattaaatgGGTCAGGTTTCATATACAcgaacacgacacgtttaaacatgtttatcgaaacgtgtcataataggtataCGTATCCATACACGATACGATTATACCTGGTTAcccgaacacgttaacacgacctgTTTATACACGACATGTTTATTCAACCCGGTTAAccattcaaaattagggttagtggaagggtattttggtaaattaaattagataaacgggttaacatgttacacgattaaacacgtctaaataaacatgtttaatcgtgtataatcgggttacacgggttcaacccggtaagacacgcttattaaccgtgtctaaacgggttggaTCCGTTTAGACCGAATATCAAAAATGCCCAACCCAAACTCGTTTAATTCCATGTCGTATCTGTGTCGTGTTATCATGTCGTGTCAAATATTGTCGGTCCTAACATAAACCAAGGACCATATGAGACACGATCTCGTATTACTGGCAACACAACAATTCATATTTTGGTCCACTATTGTGATTATgagtttttcccttttctttttttttaaaggtaaAGTGTAGCGATCTTCCTTGAGATTTGGAGAAATGACACTTATTCTTAttcattagaaaaatattaagcACTTAACCCCAAGGGACTTCTTTGGCCAAATGGCTAATAACGACGTTGGCTTcttatttgtaatattttatttccaaCCCCAAACTGTTTGTACAGTTCTCGTTGACCCACTAAATTATGTTTTGGCACATTTGCCCTTCAAAGTGTTCTTTATAAGAATGAAAATtggaattaaaagaaaataacaggCAGATCGGTGCCTCACCCTCCCTACACCACCTCCACCCATGACCCATCCCACAAAAGGTCGGTGGCGACCACTTAGCTTGTAGGCAATTTTGCCGAGAGTGTGACACcgatcgatttttttttaaatttgaattttttcttttttttaaaaaataaagatctGAATGAGTTTTATCGAGAGCTTTTTTTATTCTCCCAAAAATCTCTCGAGTTGAAGTGGGGACTCCCTCATAGGGGACTCGAAGCTCAGATCCCACTAGCAAGATTGGTCAAGGGCTCATGTCGCTAACGAGGGCAGCCCTAACTTAACTTGAGAGATTCGGTTCCTAATCTTTCGAGTTGGCGTGAGGTCATTGGGCAGAGTGTCCCTACCTTGAATCTTAAGAGttccaaaattttcaagaGATCTTGGTGCGGGCGCTCCATAGCAACTAGCCCTTGACCGAGCTTATTAGAGGGCTACTACTTTTTCgtgtttctaattttatttaatatactgtaattaaaaataaaaaaaattatgtaaagtTTGGAACATGTCGGATGACACTTGGCATTAGTTACCACGTCAGAATATAGCTTATCGCAAAATTTTGGAACGTTTTGTATCAAATTATCACTAAAAAGTTTTTGTACTGACCGTGCAAGTTTTAAAAGGTTTTGTACCATTGGAGGAATTTAGGACACTATGATTTAAATATgggtaaattataaaaaaaaatccaaattttgtaaaatgtctcaattttgtcttaaattttgttttgtaacagaaaaaaccataagttttctaaaatgtctcaaaaatgaccttcgctataacttccgtcaatttttgctgctgatagtgggtccctttaacagtccacgtaggtcacacttaggcaaaaattgacggaagttataacggaggtcattttttagacattttagaaaacttatggtttttttggttacaaaataaaatttaggacaaaactgagactttttacaaaatttgagtttttttttgtaatttgccctttaaatatttataccaGAGTGACTAAAATTAGAAGATTATCAAAGTTTAGGGAGCGACTAGAAACTTATGGGTGGTTGCGTCTCCTTTTTTCAACTGcataaataaatgataaaatgTCAATGTCAATTCGGTGGTCAGCTCTTTCCTTCCGATTTTCCTCCTCCCCCCATAATTtgcaacagaaaaaaaaaaactatatatatatatatatatatatacatataccagtaagaaaaaaaaaaggtaaaaacaaacaaaataaaaaaaaaggaaaaaaaagaaaaaaagaaaaacagaaacTCCATTCCTCTGTGAAAATCTTGCCCGGCCATTCTCCTCCAATCCattctcttctccctccctctTCTCCCACCCCCGCCCCCTCTCTCTGTGTCCTTCCAT from Punica granatum isolate Tunisia-2019 chromosome 2, ASM765513v2, whole genome shotgun sequence includes the following:
- the LOC116196992 gene encoding 60S ribosomal export protein NMD3 is translated as MAEEAGQFIVRQTRGTVLCCKCGVLITANGPNMCEKCLRSEVDITEGLQKHVIISHCPECNSYLQPPRTWIKAELESKELLTFCVKRLKNLNKVRLVHAEFVWTEPHSKRIKVRLRIQKEILNGFIAEQAYVVEYVQQEHMCESCSRIQANPDQWVANVQLRQHVSHRRTFFYLEQLILKHDAAVHAIKIKQMDHGIDFFFANRSHAVKFVDFIGKVTPVKSRHDKKLVSHDSKSNNQNFKYTFSVEISPICREDLICLPLKVAVGLGNLGPLVICRKVTNSIALLDPLTLRHCFLDADQYWRSSFESLLTSRQLVEYIVLDVEVVSPEVNIGDSRYTLADAQVARVSDFGKNDTIFNIRTHLGHLLSPGDYALGYDLYRANINDMELERYRGLILPEAILIKKSYEEKRQKKRGKPRSWKLKSLNMEVDETRNREEEKKDVEYEEFLRDLEENPELRFNISLYRNRDYQPSIASTADGDVPSVPLEELLADLDLSEDEGGDDMTE